From Chryseobacterium joostei, the proteins below share one genomic window:
- a CDS encoding phosphoenolpyruvate carboxylase — translation MRHDQRTEKFRQIVENKFQIYNSLFMSLPYDKMTNIGMLLPFLYEESRTGYDAGKTPEEIVEEFFKNHTDLQTEEQKLELLFKIIQYIERQVVLFDSIEDAAFPNLHSESDSGTVTNLFERSFQDHKIEKVREKLKDFSVKVVFTAHPTQFYPSSVQRIIQDLRGAITSDSVTQIDMLLQQLGKTPFVNKEKPTPVDEALSIISYLRYVYYDTIGELFTKIKKTFGNDHFHLHEDIIQLGFWPGGDRDGNPFVTADVTKRVAEELRSAILKSYYSHLKFIRRRLSFRGVSEVLTQLSEELYAAIFDGKSITAEAILKKTDEAEKILINEHNSLFLDLLVNFRDRVKIFGTHFATLDIRQDSRIHQQVIDTVFAKVYGTENADYEEKFNKLIQVSHAVNADDFEDIVKDTLLTVSQVSKIQDLNGLRGMNRYIISNSDAVKDVMNVYAFFKICGYQDEAINMDIVPLFETMEGLANAENVMNELYHNPIYKKHLEKRGNQQTIMLGFSDGTKDGGYLKANWEIYKAKEVLTQLSEQNNIKVVFFDGRGGPPARGGGKTHDFYASQGKTIANNKIELTIQGQTITSIFGNKEQAKYNFEQLLTAGVENDVFKNAKKDLTEKERALIIELANISYQKYSDLKAHPMFVPYLQEMSTLEYYGKTNIGSRPSKRGNGSELKFEDLRAIPFVGSWSQLKQNVPGFFGFGYAMQKMKEQGRFEEVRELYKGSDFFKTLVLNSMMSMNKSYFPLTYYIKNNPKFGAFWNVLFSEYELSREIMLELTGFKMLQEEDPLSRKSVKIREKIVLPLLSIQQYALMKIQKGEGNKEAYEKLVTRSLFGNINASRNSA, via the coding sequence ATGAGACACGACCAACGCACAGAAAAATTCAGGCAGATCGTGGAGAACAAATTCCAGATCTACAATTCATTATTTATGAGCCTGCCTTATGATAAAATGACGAATATCGGAATGCTTCTTCCATTCTTGTATGAAGAAAGTAGAACAGGCTATGACGCAGGAAAAACCCCTGAAGAAATCGTCGAAGAATTTTTTAAAAACCATACCGATCTTCAGACCGAAGAACAGAAACTTGAATTGCTTTTTAAGATCATTCAGTATATAGAAAGACAGGTAGTTTTGTTCGATAGTATTGAAGATGCTGCCTTTCCGAATCTCCATTCAGAAAGTGACAGTGGAACAGTAACCAACCTTTTCGAACGTTCTTTTCAGGACCATAAAATTGAAAAAGTACGAGAAAAATTAAAAGATTTCAGCGTTAAGGTTGTATTTACAGCCCACCCGACCCAGTTTTATCCAAGCTCAGTACAAAGGATTATTCAGGATCTCAGAGGGGCCATTACCAGTGATTCCGTTACACAGATTGATATGCTTCTACAGCAGCTAGGGAAAACTCCTTTTGTGAACAAAGAAAAACCAACACCCGTTGATGAAGCATTGAGTATTATTTCCTATCTGAGGTATGTATATTATGATACCATCGGAGAATTGTTTACGAAGATAAAAAAGACCTTTGGAAACGATCATTTTCATTTGCATGAAGATATTATTCAGCTTGGTTTCTGGCCGGGAGGAGACAGAGATGGAAATCCTTTTGTGACAGCAGATGTTACGAAGAGAGTAGCAGAAGAACTTCGTTCAGCAATACTGAAATCTTATTACAGTCATTTAAAATTTATTAGAAGAAGATTGAGCTTCAGAGGGGTTTCAGAGGTTTTAACACAATTAAGTGAAGAGTTGTATGCTGCCATTTTTGATGGAAAAAGTATCACCGCAGAAGCGATCTTAAAGAAAACTGATGAAGCGGAAAAAATATTGATCAATGAGCATAATTCCTTGTTTTTAGATCTTTTGGTTAATTTCAGAGATCGGGTTAAGATCTTCGGAACTCACTTTGCAACATTGGATATCCGCCAGGACAGCAGGATTCATCAACAGGTAATTGATACTGTATTTGCAAAAGTATATGGAACCGAGAATGCCGATTATGAGGAGAAATTTAATAAATTAATTCAAGTTTCACATGCGGTAAATGCTGATGATTTTGAAGATATTGTAAAAGATACATTGCTGACGGTTTCACAGGTTTCTAAAATTCAGGATTTAAATGGATTGAGAGGGATGAACCGCTATATTATTTCCAATTCCGATGCTGTAAAAGATGTGATGAATGTGTATGCATTCTTTAAAATCTGTGGCTATCAGGATGAGGCAATCAATATGGATATTGTTCCGCTTTTTGAAACCATGGAAGGGCTTGCCAATGCTGAAAATGTGATGAATGAGTTGTATCACAATCCTATTTATAAAAAACACCTTGAGAAAAGAGGAAATCAGCAGACTATAATGCTTGGCTTTTCCGATGGAACCAAGGATGGTGGATATTTAAAAGCAAACTGGGAAATCTATAAGGCTAAGGAAGTTCTAACTCAACTTTCAGAGCAAAATAACATCAAGGTTGTATTCTTTGATGGTAGAGGAGGTCCACCGGCAAGAGGAGGAGGTAAAACTCACGATTTCTATGCTTCACAAGGGAAAACAATTGCCAATAATAAGATTGAACTAACGATTCAGGGGCAGACGATTACCAGTATTTTCGGAAATAAAGAGCAGGCAAAATATAATTTTGAACAGCTTTTAACAGCCGGAGTTGAAAATGATGTCTTTAAAAATGCCAAGAAAGATCTCACTGAAAAAGAAAGAGCTTTAATTATTGAATTGGCAAATATCAGTTACCAAAAATATTCGGACCTAAAAGCTCACCCAATGTTTGTTCCTTATCTTCAGGAGATGAGTACACTGGAATATTATGGAAAAACAAATATCGGAAGCCGTCCGTCCAAAAGAGGAAATGGCAGTGAATTGAAGTTTGAAGACTTACGGGCAATTCCGTTTGTAGGTTCATGGTCACAATTGAAGCAGAATGTACCCGGGTTTTTCGGTTTTGGATATGCGATGCAGAAAATGAAGGAGCAGGGAAGATTTGAGGAAGTACGAGAACTGTATAAAGGTTCGGATTTCTTTAAAACATTAGTTTTAAACTCTATGATGAGTATGAACAAGTCTTATTTTCCTCTAACTTATTACATCAAAAATAACCCGAAGTTCGGAGCTTTCTGGAATGTCCTTTTTAGTGAATATGAGCTTTCAAGAGAGATTATGCTGGAACTTACAGGCTTCAAGATGCTTCAGGAAGAAGATCCATTGTCCAGAAAGTCAGTGAAGATCCGTGAGAAAATTGTACTTCCGTTGCTAAGCATTCAGCAATATGCCTTAATGAAGATTCAAAAAGGAGAGGGGAATAAAGAGGCTTATGAAAAGCTGGTGACCCGTTCCTTATTTGGAAATATTAATGCGAGTAGAAACTCGGCATAA